A segment of the Pristiophorus japonicus isolate sPriJap1 chromosome 1, sPriJap1.hap1, whole genome shotgun sequence genome:
TTGATAGTCATCAGCAGGAACCTTGACCCAAGTTCCCCCTCCGCTAACCATTTCTTGTTCTTAATTTGTATGGTTTTATTGAGGTCTAGTTGTTGTCAAGTAATTCATTTTCAGTACCAATCTCTTGTAAGAATTTCCTTTGGGGAAATAGTACAATTAGTGACGACAACTTAAATCTGTTTCTTCTCTCTCTTTAACTATAGGTTTTGGCCGCTCCTTTCGAAGGATATGTTCAACTGACTTGAGTCCACCCAACAAAAAAAAAGAAGCAAAACTTTTCAACAAAGTTTGACAGCTGAACATTTAAGTGAATGGCATTTGATGGGGTAAGAGGGAGTTGGTGATAAGACCCATGGGCTCCCAGGAACAAACAGTGGAGGAAGAGCCTTGCACAGTATCTACGATGCTGCCGCCAAACAAGCGATTGAGAAACAAGCCAGTGACGATGGGTCAAAATGATAACGCAGTCACGGAATTGCAGGAAGACTCTGAGGCAGAAAAACTTAACGCACTACATCATTCCCATGGCGATGATGGAGATGAGAGGAAGGCTGAAAAATTTACTTGCCGCATTTGTGAAAAGAGCTTCACGTTCCTTAGTGTGCTGTCAGTCCATATGCGGACACATACTGGCGAAAAACCCTATAAATGTCCGTATTGTGACCATAGAGCTTCTCAGAAAGGGAACCTTAAAATACACATCCGGACCCACAAAATGGGAGACCTGAGCGAGGGACACGAAACAAATCTGGGAGAGCAacaactcgaagagctcaatgcattGGATAACTTTGATATGACCACCAGCTCTGCTAAGAGCACCTCATCCTGCGGTAAGGCACAGATTGGATTAACAAAAGCAGATAATGGGAAGATCGTTCTAAGGAGGCTTAAGAAAGAGAAGGAAGTGCTGCCGAATGCCAGCGAGAGTGCCTTCACATTCCAGTGTTCGTGCTGTAAAGGAAAATTTGAGAAGCAGGACCAATTGGATCAGCACGTTCAACTATTGCACAAGTCGTACAAGTGCAGATTGTGCAAATACGTCACGCTAAGGGATGATGAATTGTTGAGCCATATCGAAAAAATCCACATCACCGTGGAGATGCCAAAAAGTGAAGGCGAGAGTGTCAAGATTGAGCAGCCTGCTAATGGGTTCACGTGTGAAGCGTGCCATCAGACCTTCACTCAATCCTGGTTTTTGAAGGCCCACATGAAGAAACACAATGGCTCGTTTGAATATGGTTGTCACGTTTGCGGGCGCAGGTTCAAGGAAAGCTGGTTCCTCAAGAACCACATGAAGGTGCACAGCACGAGGCACGGAAACAGAAACAAAGTGAGTAAAAGTGACTGCGAGAGTTTGGCCACCATTAATGATGTGGTGCAGGAGGACGGAATGGCCATTGTGTTTTCGCAGTACAAAATCTGCATGAAATGTGGTTACCTGTTCCCGAGTCAGGAAAGCTTAAAGGAACATGATAAACTACACTATAGAACATCTGGGGACTGCTGTGAAGAACAATCGAAGACTGTAAGGGAGGCAGTAGATAGTGGAGCTACTGAAAACACAACAAAGGACTGTTTCCTCAGGTCCCTGAATTTGAGGCCGTCCGTGACGGTGGACACTTTTACAAGTCGCTTGTTTGCAAAGGGGGTAGCTGAACTCGATCCAGTGAGTAGCTATCAAGCTTGGCATTTGGCCACCACGGGAAAAGTGGCAGAACTCACTGAGTACACAAGACACAGCGGGTTGGATGAGGGTCTTCCGGATATAGATAGCGCTTATGATAAAAATAAAGGAGAATACATGCGTGTGGATGCTGAGAAGCGCAAACGGGAACAAGACACTCATAACAATGGTTATCCAAAAAGGCGCAATAGGACAAATAATGCATCAGAAAAAGATAGTCCGTTGGCCAGCTCTGGGGAGTGCAACAGTGGCACCGATTTCAGACCCGCACCTCGCCACAGCAGAAGATCATTGCAGAATAAAAATACAGAGTGTTTTGAATGCGGCAAAGTGTTCCGGACCTATCATCAGGTGGTGCTCCATTCCAGAGTTCACAGAAAGAACAGAAAGAGTGGGCGTGAGGGTGGACGGGTATGTCAGGAGGTTAGGCGAGGTTCCACAAGTGAAGTGGACTCTACTTCAACCAGTAGGCCGAGCACCCCGAGCTCAGCTTCAGCCCCAGAAGATGCACCGGCACTGGGGCTGGGGGAAGAAGGCATCGACAGCTCCGAAGAGGGTGCGGAGATGCAGTCGGTAAAggatgaaccagcgcaatcagaaAGGGGTAAGTAGAAGTTATTGGAAGGGTATGTACAGGCGCCATTGGAAGAAGACACACTGATACCACCACCATGTTCTGCTGGGATCGTTTGTCTGATCGGTTGCACTACACTTCActtctctcctggccagcctcccaccttgcaccctccgtaaacttgagctcatccaaaacaccgctgcccgtatcctaactcgcaccaagatctGCTCACCCATCATCGCTGTGttggctgacctacattagctcccggtctggcaactcttcaattttaaaattctcatccctctaTGGTCTCGGCCCGCCCTATCTCTGCGACcgtttgataatcgttcctgtgaagccccttaagatgttttactacgttaaaggtgttatattaaTTCAAGTAGTTGTACTTGAATGAAATTTGAATGGAGATCACAAAATCAGTTATTACCTTTtaacttgggggagggggagtgcgggggtgtgggggggtcgggggctgGACCAGGGTGGGTGGTGGCAGACAAGATGGACAGCAAACCCTCTGCATCTCCACTGACTGAGGCCAGGGGATGGTTTAACTTCCTGGGCCTGATCTGTATAGGCTCCGTCAGTCTCCTGCCCAAGCCTGATGGGAAATGGCATTCGACAGGCGGGCAGGAACCAGTTGTCGCGGGAAACCCGAAGGAAAGGCCCCCAGTAACTCAGcaaagtacaggttgtacctctccagtccaggacACAGTAATCCGGAAACAACCATGGTTCGGCATCAGTCCCGACGTGGGTGGTGTCCCGGTTTCCCACGCTGTTCAGTGAGGAGTGATTGTCGACAAtgactaaatgctgcgcagtagcCTTCTGCGCAACGCAGGTCGTTGGTCCCAACTGTGTCACATCCTGCGACTGGTGTGACTAGATTTGTGCATGAGCACAAAAACCATGCAAATCCAGCTTCGGGGTCGGGACTCGACAGCCGCCTCCATCTTGTTTTAAATTGCCTGGagctggagagggtgggggggagggggagacacgaCCTTAAAAAAATAAGAGTAGCAaaccagcacggagagagagagagagagcgaggcccgagtttcGCAGCCTGAGCCGGAGCGTGGTGGAGGCATTCAGGAGCCCGGGCGCTATCTACAGGTACCAGTAAGCCTAGGCTTGGcgtgacctcccatggttcggaaaattctctgttctggcACTGGTCAGGTCCCGCGGGTGCTGGACCAGAAAGGTCCAACCTGTAGTTGGGAGGGAGTTCGGGTGGGTATCCCAGTTGGGGACGAGAAGGCAAACTTTTTAAATTCCACCCCGAAGGGCCCAATGTCATCAAcgcaaatgaacataagaacataagaattaggaacaggagtaggccatctagcccctcgagcctgctccgccattcaataagatcatggctgatctggccgtggactcagctcaacttacccgccctctccccgtaacccttaattcccttattggttaaaaatctatcgatctgtgatttgaatacattcaatgagctagcctcaactgcttccttgggcagagaattccacagattcacaaccc
Coding sequences within it:
- the znf516 gene encoding zinc finger protein 516 isoform X4 yields the protein MGSQEQTVEEEPCTVSTMLPPNKRLRNKPVTMGQNDNAVTELQEDSEAEKLNALHHSHGDDGDERKAEKFTCRICEKSFTFLSVLSVHMRTHTGEKPYKCPYCDHRASQKGNLKIHIRTHKMGDLSEGHETNLGEQQLEELNALDNFDMTTSSAKSTSSCGKAQIGLTKADNGKIVLRRLKKEKEVLPNASESAFTFQCSCCKGKFEKQDQLDQHVQLLHKSYKCRLCKYVTLRDDELLSHIEKIHITVEMPKSEGESVKIEQPANGFTCEACHQTFTQSWFLKAHMKKHNGSFEYGCHVCGRRFKESWFLKNHMKVHSTRHGNRNKVSKSDCESLATINDVVQEDGMAIVFSQYKICMKCGYLFPSQESLKEHDKLHYRTSGDCCEEQSKTVREAVDSGATENTTKDCFLRSLNLRPSVTVDTFTSRLFAKGVAELDPVSSYQAWHLATTGKVAELTEYTRHSGLDEGLPDIDSAYDKNKGEYMRVDAEKRKREQDTHNNGYPKRRNRTNNASEKDSPLASSGECNSGTDFRPAPRHSRRSLQNKNTECFECGKVFRTYHQVVLHSRVHRKNRKSGREGGRVCQEVRRGSTSEVDSTSTSRPSTPSSASAPEDAPALGLGEEGIDSSEEGAEMQSVKDEPAQSERGEKPYKCLPCNYTVTESPSLNCHMDCHPSAPQNEPNEDISDPTNKIHIPLSDTAGAFLSSSDTTCYLDAKGIAIASEEYCSISEADVSMEEQKQELIGFYRVNENTLQSSSPPDCQNTSNSRMMSKSSGSPQLESSNPNILSIESPSQDTDNARAIDTNRNAAQDEFPLDLTSTFLKNITCKDNFVLKGSPTSSPQNAMIMHFCQFCGHATLYPEVLLMHQRVIHKLHLNAPAPKWLPRNGLKAKDHDLVGVPGSRRTGPPPVLNGKGSSPMPTSRLVRTHPPCQSKSPTPKAAPLSSGIASNLLDPSQSRVSVSPAGPGLDTYWCQRSTNSHRQYSFTSELKVRSNTGLRHKMLQAGNFENKFFNTRSAVLRYGVPMESITKYQDLFFQEEGVGCAVSGNHCQPYSTKVQVRLEPECQALPKGDQHTKHKATALLQQECKSIGTNELASSGNCVREGQMNLLMPRRSNPTGLSTSLLAIEQESPPEQGDMSKHVDAFNMLTTYSPQDLSALYQSWGANTPFLDPTVTAGILAAQTQHGECICGECGKYFSQPSHLRTHLRSHTGERPFQCRYCPYSASQKGNLKTHVQCVHRLPFDNTQYPDRRFRLSRSDVDLYKAMEEQFDHFSSDSQVSGATVLE